The Klebsiella africana sequence TACCTGCATGGCTTCTGCCGCATGAAACATCAGTGCCGGATCGGGTTTCCAGCGCTGAATATCGTAGCCGCTGTACAAGCGGTCAGTAAAATGGTGCAGCAGGCCGGTGCGTCCGAGCGAGTGTTGCATCTTACTGACCGGGCCATTGGAAACCACGCACATCGGGACGCTTACTGCATCCAGCAGCGCCTGGGCTCCGGGAATCACCTCCAGCTCGCTATCGAACAGGCGAGCGACTTCCGCCCGGTAAATCGGCTCCAGGGTGGCCTTTTGCAGGTTAACGCCATACTCAGCGTTGATGGTGTCGATAATTTCGTACAGCTTTACCCCTTTGAAGCGCTTAAAAATCTCCGCCAGGTCCAGCGTAATGCCGAATTCCTGAAACATGTGAACGTAAGCGCGGGAGCAAATCACCTCGCTGTCGACCAGCGTGCCGTCACAGTCAAAAAATACTGCTTCTGGTTGAGTCATAGCCTTTCCATATTAACAAGTTTAACGTTTTCGTAATGCCCAATGCCGCGACGCAATCGTTGCCGTATAAGCAAAATAAATGAAAAAAATTACCATACAACCGCGCCTGGTGCCGTAATTTGGTATAGGATAGCCTCGAATTTTCCCTCCTTACGTTCGGAAACCGATAATGAGTCAACAACAAACCAGCCAGTCTTCTGGCCAGGGTCTGCTGGAGCGCGTATTTAAGCTGCGCGAGCACGGCACCACGGTGCGCACCGAAGCCATCGCCGGTTTCACCACGTTCCTGACGATGGTGTATATCGTTTTTGTTAACCCACAAATTCTTGGCGTAGCGGGCATGGATACCAGCGCCGTGTTTGTGACCACCTGTCTGATTGCCGCTTTCGGCAGTATCCTGATGGGTCTGTTCGCGAACCTGCCGGTCGCCCTGGCGCCGGCGATGGGCCTGAACGCCTTTTTCGCCTTTGTGGTGGTGCAGGCGATGGGGCTGCCGTGGCAGGTGGGCATGGGCGCCATCTTCTGGGGCGCCGTGGGTCTGCTGCTGCTGACCATCTTCCGCGTACGTTACTGGATGATCGCCAATATTCCGCTTAGTCTGCGCGTCGGGATCACCAGCGGTATCGGTCTGTTTATCGGCATGATGGGCCTGAAAAATGCCGGCGTGATTGTCGCCAATCCGGAAACGCTGGTCAGCATTGGTCATTTAACCTCCCACAGCGTACTGCTGGGCGTGCTGGGCTTCTTTATCATCGCGATTCTGGCGTCGCGCAATATTCACGCCGCGGTCCTGGTCTCTATCGTCGTGACCACCCTGCTGGGCTGGATGCTGGGCGACGTGCATTACACCGGAATCGTCTCGGCGCCGCCGAGCGTTAGCTCGGTAATTGGTCAGGTCGATCTGGCGGGTTCCCTGAACCTGGGCCTGGCCGGCGTGATCTTCTCTTTTATGCTGGTCAACCTGTTTGACTCCTCCGGGACGCTGATCGGCGTGACGGATAAAGCGGGTCTCGCGGATGCTAATGGTAAATTCCCGCGCATGAAGCAAGCGCTGTTTGTCGACAGCGTCTCGTCGGTGGCAGGCTCCTTCATCGGTACCTCGTCGGTGACGGCCTATATCGAATCTTCCTCCGGCGTTTCCGTGGGCGGGCGCACCGGCCTCACCGCCGTTGTCGTCGGTATCCTGTTCCTGCTGGTTATCTTCCTCTCTCCGCTGGCGGGAATGGTTCCTGGTTATGCCGCCGCGGGCGCGTTGATTTACGTCGGCGTGCTGATGACTTCCAGCCTCGCGCGGGTGAAGTGGAACGATCTGACCGAGGCGGTACCAGCGTTCATCACCGCGGTGATGATGCCGTTTAGCTTCTCGATCACCGAAGGTATCGCCTTAGGCTTTATCTCTTATTGCGTGATGAAGATCGGTACTGGCCGGCTGCGCGAGCTCAGCCCGTGCGTGGTTATCGTCTCGCTGCTGTTTGTGCTGAAAATTGTCTTTATTGATGCGCATTGATCCGCACGCATGATGAAAAAGCCCGGCATCGCTGCCGGGCTTTTTTATGCTTTAACCCGCTGAATAAAGTCGCCAAAGGCGGTTAGCTGGCCGCGGAGATGGTCGAGGGTGCTTTGATCAACCACTTCACCCGACTGCGGATCCACTTTGTTCTGGATCACTCCGCCCATAAATTCCGGTTTATTCATCACCATCGCATCGAGGAAGACCAGAATCTGCCGCAGATGATACTGGCAGCGTGCGCCGCCGATGGCGCCCATTGAGCTGGTTTGAATCAGAACCGGTTTGCCAGCCAGCGGCTGCTCGGGCAAGCGTGACAGCCAGTCGATAGCGTTTTTCAGGCCGCCAGGCACGGAATAGTTATACTCGGGAGTCACAATCACCACGCCATCCGCCTCGCGGATCTGTTGCGCAATATCCTGCACGCGCTGCGGGAATCCCTCTTCCTCCTGCATATCGGCATCGTATAGCGGAATATCACCGATCGACGGCAGCGCGGCGATTTCCATGCCAGCCGGCGCAATGCCAGGCAGGGTACGCGCGACCATTCCATTAAACGACCCTTTACGCAGGCTGCCGAGTAACGTTACCACTTTCAAAGTATCTGACATGATTGCTCCTTTTTATCATGATATGCCGGTGAGACCGGTTAATTGAGGGATAGGGTTTTTTCCGTGGGTAAACTGGTAAAGCGCATCAGGCGCGCCGAGGGTTCTTGCGCGCGCCGCTGGGCATCCGCCAGGCTGTGCCAGTCGCCCCCCTTACCGTCATATTCCCAGACCTTCAGCGGGCCAATATTCGGGGTTGCGGCAATCGACCAAACCAGCAGTGATTCAGCATCACAGATGGCTTCTATCGGCTGGCTGCCGGCGGTACGCAGGCGACCAGAGCCCGGCAGCAGTTGCAGTTGAGCCGGTGCTTCACCCGTCAGTTTCAGCACGCTTCGGCGTAGCGCAACCAGCTGGCTGCGCGCTTCGTCCGGATCGTGTTGAATGTTAATCCACAGATTCTCGTTGTTACTGAAATTTTGTCTGTCGGCGTCGTGGCTGCGGACAGTGCGCTGCAGTTCCATGTCGAGGCCGCAATCTCCCTCGGTGGTCAGCGCGACACCAACGATATTACCAGTATAAGAGATAGAGAAGCGGGGAAGATGGCGATCGCTAAAAACCGGTCGGCCATTCGCTTCATTGATGATTTCAGGCAGCTCACTGATGCCGTATAGCATAAACAGCAGCTCGGCAAGCAGCGAGCGCGACGCGCAAAAGCGAGCCTGGCGATATGTCGGGAGAAGACGTGCGGATTGATGACAGGCCGCTGACAAACGTGTCGATAGCGGCTCCCCGGTACTGAGAATCCCTCTTGCAAAATGCGTTGCCATACGTCGCTCCGTGAGTAATGGACATGGGTAAAGAAAGTGGGCGCTATTATCGCCTGGTATTAACAGGTTTTAATGCCGAAATCCCCCCTTGAAAAGAGAATTTGTTTGAATTTTACAAATTCTTGCGCAATAGGGGGGAATCGGCCTAAATCAAGGCTTACAGCGTACCGGAATAGAGTACTTTTAACGTATCTCTCAGCCAGACGAGTTTCGGGTTGTAGCTGTTGCGCTTATGCCATAGCAGGGTGAAGGGAACGCGCAGCTTTTCCAGATGCTGCGTCTCCAGGGGGAGCGGCCGGGAGACCAGCGGCAGCTGGTGCTGCTGATTATAGTGCTGGCAGTAGC is a genomic window containing:
- a CDS encoding NADPH-dependent FMN reductase; the protein is MSDTLKVVTLLGSLRKGSFNGMVARTLPGIAPAGMEIAALPSIGDIPLYDADMQEEEGFPQRVQDIAQQIREADGVVIVTPEYNYSVPGGLKNAIDWLSRLPEQPLAGKPVLIQTSSMGAIGGARCQYHLRQILVFLDAMVMNKPEFMGGVIQNKVDPQSGEVVDQSTLDHLRGQLTAFGDFIQRVKA
- a CDS encoding 4'-phosphopantetheinyl transferase family protein, with protein sequence MLYGISELPEIINEANGRPVFSDRHLPRFSISYTGNIVGVALTTEGDCGLDMELQRTVRSHDADRQNFSNNENLWINIQHDPDEARSQLVALRRSVLKLTGEAPAQLQLLPGSGRLRTAGSQPIEAICDAESLLVWSIAATPNIGPLKVWEYDGKGGDWHSLADAQRRAQEPSARLMRFTSLPTEKTLSLN
- a CDS encoding NCS2 family permease translates to MSQQQTSQSSGQGLLERVFKLREHGTTVRTEAIAGFTTFLTMVYIVFVNPQILGVAGMDTSAVFVTTCLIAAFGSILMGLFANLPVALAPAMGLNAFFAFVVVQAMGLPWQVGMGAIFWGAVGLLLLTIFRVRYWMIANIPLSLRVGITSGIGLFIGMMGLKNAGVIVANPETLVSIGHLTSHSVLLGVLGFFIIAILASRNIHAAVLVSIVVTTLLGWMLGDVHYTGIVSAPPSVSSVIGQVDLAGSLNLGLAGVIFSFMLVNLFDSSGTLIGVTDKAGLADANGKFPRMKQALFVDSVSSVAGSFIGTSSVTAYIESSSGVSVGGRTGLTAVVVGILFLLVIFLSPLAGMVPGYAAAGALIYVGVLMTSSLARVKWNDLTEAVPAFITAVMMPFSFSITEGIALGFISYCVMKIGTGRLRELSPCVVIVSLLFVLKIVFIDAH
- the yieH gene encoding 6-phosphogluconate phosphatase, with product MTQPEAVFFDCDGTLVDSEVICSRAYVHMFQEFGITLDLAEIFKRFKGVKLYEIIDTINAEYGVNLQKATLEPIYRAEVARLFDSELEVIPGAQALLDAVSVPMCVVSNGPVSKMQHSLGRTGLLHHFTDRLYSGYDIQRWKPDPALMFHAAEAMQVKAENCILVDDSSAGAQSGIAAGMEVFYFCADPHNQPIDHPKVTTFTDLAELPALWQARGWDITR